Proteins from a genomic interval of Nitrosomonas sp.:
- the rplF gene encoding 50S ribosomal protein L6: MSTICYSAKPIEYSSNIQVELSGDIVKVSGPLGKLDQTFNMDCISIEFDGLIVRLHAINNSQHARAMLGTVRALIVNMIKGVSLGFERKLLLIGVGYRAQLSGRSINLNLGFSHPVVYDLPDGVDAVVTIPTEIVIKGIDKQKVGQASAELRFFRKPEPYKGKGIRYSDEVILLKETKKK; encoded by the coding sequence ATGTCCACTATATGTTATTCCGCTAAGCCAATTGAGTACTCCTCAAATATTCAGGTGGAGCTTTCCGGTGATATTGTTAAAGTGTCAGGCCCCTTGGGTAAGTTAGATCAAACTTTTAACATGGATTGTATATCAATTGAGTTTGATGGGCTGATCGTGCGCTTGCATGCGATAAATAACTCGCAGCACGCGAGAGCTATGTTAGGCACTGTTAGGGCGTTAATAGTAAATATGATTAAAGGGGTAAGCCTTGGTTTCGAGAGAAAACTACTTCTTATTGGTGTTGGTTACCGGGCGCAGCTCAGTGGTAGAAGTATTAATCTTAACCTTGGGTTTTCGCACCCAGTGGTGTATGATCTCCCGGATGGAGTGGATGCGGTCGTGACCATTCCAACGGAGATAGTTATTAAGGGTATTGATAAACAAAAAGTTGGTCAAGCGAGTGCGGAATTAAGATTTTTCCGTAAACCAGAGCCTTATAAAGGTAAAGGTATAAGATATTCTGATGAAGTTATTTTATTGAAAGAGACTAAGAAAAAATAG
- the rplR gene encoding 50S ribosomal protein L18 produces the protein MKNTRLNRLRRAKSTRAKINNSGMMRLVISRTNKHIYAQIIDNDKNITITSASTAEKLIKSKIVNGSGIEAAKIVGEAIALKSIEKNIAEVAFDRSGFKYHGRVKALADSARSAGMKF, from the coding sequence ATGAAAAATACTAGACTCAATAGATTGAGGCGTGCTAAATCAACGCGTGCAAAAATAAATAATTCAGGAATGATGCGTTTAGTGATTAGTAGAACAAATAAACATATCTATGCACAAATTATAGATAACGATAAAAATATAACAATTACCAGTGCGTCTACTGCTGAAAAATTGATTAAATCAAAAATTGTTAATGGAAGCGGTATCGAGGCAGCAAAAATTGTGGGTGAGGCTATAGCTCTAAAATCTATAGAAAAAAATATAGCAGAAGTTGCTTTTGATCGCTCTGGATTTAAATATCACGGACGCGTTAAGGCGCTGGCAGACAGTGCTCGTAGCGCTGGTATGAAGTTTTAA
- the rpsE gene encoding 30S ribosomal protein S5, protein MVSINRVTKVVKGGRILGFAALTVVGDGNGSVGMGKGKSREVPVAVQKAMEEARVKMVKINLKNGTLHHAITGHHGAAKVYMQPASEGTGIIAGGPMRAIFEVMGVHNVLAKCIGSTNPYNIVRATINGLVRVRTPAMIAAKRNKTIDEIMEP, encoded by the coding sequence ATGGTTTCCATCAATCGTGTTACGAAAGTAGTTAAAGGAGGGCGAATTCTTGGTTTTGCCGCTTTAACTGTGGTAGGGGATGGAAATGGATCTGTAGGGATGGGAAAAGGAAAGTCAAGAGAGGTTCCTGTTGCTGTTCAAAAGGCAATGGAGGAAGCGCGCGTTAAGATGGTTAAGATTAATCTTAAGAACGGTACCCTCCATCACGCAATTACAGGGCACCATGGCGCAGCTAAAGTTTATATGCAGCCTGCTTCAGAGGGTACTGGTATCATAGCTGGTGGCCCTATGCGTGCAATTTTTGAAGTAATGGGTGTGCATAATGTGTTGGCTAAATGCATAGGATCTACTAATCCTTATAATATCGTTCGCGCTACTATTAATGGACTTGTTAGGGTTAGAACGCCTGCCATGATAGCTGCTAAACGTAATAAAACTATTGATGAGATAATGGAGCCTTAG
- the rpmD gene encoding 50S ribosomal protein L30, with protein MSSDKLVKVTLIKSLVGTRRTLRKNVIGLGLSKINSSVEITDNSANRGMINKVSFLLKIEG; from the coding sequence ATGTCTTCTGATAAATTAGTTAAAGTAACATTAATTAAGAGTTTGGTCGGTACTAGACGGACTCTTAGAAAAAATGTTATTGGTTTGGGTCTTTCGAAAATAAATAGTAGTGTTGAGATAACCGATAACTCTGCTAACAGAGGAATGATAAATAAGGTTTCGTTTTTACTTAAAATTGAGGGATGA
- the rplO gene encoding 50S ribosomal protein L15 has translation MKLNCIKPAKGSFSVKKRVGRGIGSGFGKTCGRGHKGQKSRAGGFHKVGFEGGQMPLQRRLPKRGFKIFGSIECVQIKLSKIASLEESMVDISVLKKCGIIKNNCKFVKVINDGFIPTKPIELRGIEASESSKLAIEKVSKLLIN, from the coding sequence TTGAAACTTAATTGTATTAAACCTGCTAAGGGCTCGTTTTCGGTAAAGAAAAGAGTTGGGAGAGGAATCGGATCTGGATTTGGTAAGACATGTGGAAGGGGTCATAAAGGACAGAAATCTAGGGCCGGTGGTTTCCATAAAGTTGGATTTGAAGGTGGGCAAATGCCTCTTCAAAGACGGCTGCCTAAAAGAGGGTTTAAAATTTTTGGTTCTATAGAGTGTGTTCAGATTAAATTGAGTAAGATTGCATCTCTAGAAGAGTCCATGGTTGATATTAGCGTGCTGAAAAAATGTGGAATTATAAAAAATAATTGTAAATTTGTAAAAGTTATTAATGATGGATTTATACCAACTAAACCCATAGAGCTGAGAGGTATAGAAGCATCGGAAAGCTCTAAATTGGCAATTGAAAAAGTCAGCAAACTTTTAATTAACTAA
- the secY gene encoding preprotein translocase subunit SecY produces the protein MSSRPRPAAPGKFNDLKKRLWFLLFALIVYRIGAHVPVPGIDPVVLKDLFESQEGGILGMFNMFSGGALSRFSIFALGIMPYISASIIMQLGTVAVPSLEALKKEGESGRRKITQYTRYGTLILASMQSYGIAIALQSQMGLVIHPGFLFLITTIITLVTGTIFLMWLGEQITERGIGNGISLIIFAGIAAGLPSAVGGTLELVNTGSMHFLIAILIFIGALLVTTFVVFVERGQRKILVNYAKRQVGKQIVGGQASHLPLKLNMAGVIPPIFASSLILFPATLAGWFSDGESALWLKDFSAALSPGQPIYVTFYACLIIFFCFFYTALVFNPRETSDNLKKSGAFIPGIRPGDQTAKHIERIMLRLTLVGSFYVTIVCLLPEFMILKWNVPFYFGGTSLLIIVVVTMDFMAQVQSHVMSSQYDSLLKKANFKASLGASH, from the coding sequence ATGTCCTCTCGACCAAGACCAGCTGCACCGGGTAAGTTTAATGATCTTAAAAAACGACTGTGGTTTCTGCTTTTTGCTTTAATAGTTTATCGTATTGGTGCGCACGTTCCTGTTCCTGGTATTGATCCGGTTGTATTAAAAGATTTGTTTGAATCGCAAGAGGGAGGCATATTGGGAATGTTTAATATGTTTTCTGGTGGCGCGTTATCTCGTTTTTCTATTTTTGCCCTCGGTATAATGCCGTATATTTCTGCATCGATTATTATGCAACTTGGTACCGTTGCTGTTCCATCATTGGAGGCTCTAAAAAAGGAAGGTGAGTCTGGTCGTCGTAAAATAACACAATATACGCGTTACGGTACTTTGATATTGGCTTCAATGCAAAGCTACGGGATTGCTATTGCATTACAATCTCAGATGGGTTTGGTTATTCATCCTGGGTTTTTATTTCTGATAACTACGATAATTACATTGGTAACGGGAACTATTTTCTTAATGTGGTTGGGTGAGCAAATTACTGAGCGAGGTATAGGTAACGGTATTTCTTTAATTATTTTTGCTGGTATTGCTGCGGGTTTGCCAAGTGCTGTAGGCGGAACTTTGGAACTTGTGAATACAGGCTCGATGCACTTTTTGATCGCAATTTTAATTTTTATCGGCGCTTTATTGGTTACTACCTTTGTGGTTTTTGTTGAGCGTGGTCAGCGTAAGATATTGGTTAATTATGCTAAAAGACAGGTTGGAAAGCAGATTGTAGGTGGTCAGGCTTCTCATCTGCCTTTGAAGTTAAATATGGCAGGTGTAATTCCACCGATCTTTGCATCTAGCTTAATTTTGTTTCCAGCTACTTTAGCTGGGTGGTTTTCTGATGGGGAGTCTGCTTTGTGGCTGAAGGATTTTAGTGCCGCTCTCTCACCTGGTCAGCCTATTTATGTCACTTTTTATGCTTGTTTAATTATTTTCTTTTGTTTTTTTTATACCGCCTTAGTATTTAATCCTAGAGAAACCTCGGATAATTTGAAGAAAAGTGGTGCTTTTATTCCTGGCATAAGACCTGGAGACCAAACCGCTAAACATATTGAGCGTATAATGCTGCGTTTAACCCTTGTCGGCTCTTTTTATGTGACTATAGTGTGCCTCTTGCCTGAGTTTATGATTCTTAAATGGAATGTTCCTTTTTATTTTGGGGGAACGTCTTTACTTATAATAGTTGTTGTTACCATGGATTTTATGGCACAGGTGCAATCTCATGTAATGTCGAGCCAATATGATAGCCTATTAAAGAAAGCTAATTTTAAAGCTAGTTTGGGTGCTTCACACTAA
- the infA gene encoding translation initiation factor IF-1 gives MAKEETIQMQGEVLETLPNATFKIKLENDHIVLGHISGKMRMNYIRILPGDKVTVDMTPYDLTRARITFRTK, from the coding sequence ATGGCTAAGGAAGAGACCATTCAAATGCAGGGTGAGGTGTTGGAGACATTGCCAAATGCAACTTTTAAAATAAAATTAGAGAATGATCATATTGTATTAGGGCATATTTCTGGGAAAATGCGCATGAATTATATACGGATTCTTCCTGGTGATAAAGTTACTGTTGATATGACGCCTTATGATTTGACTCGAGCGCGTATTACGTTTAGAACAAAATAA
- the rpmJ gene encoding 50S ribosomal protein L36 has product MKVRASVKKICRNCKMIRRNRIVRVICSDKRHKQRQG; this is encoded by the coding sequence TTGAAAGTGAGAGCATCAGTAAAAAAAATTTGTAGAAACTGTAAAATGATCAGAAGAAATAGAATTGTTCGTGTGATTTGCTCAGATAAACGACATAAGCAGCGTCAGGGCTAG
- the rpsM gene encoding 30S ribosomal protein S13, protein MARIAGVNIPDNKHIVIALTAIYGIGFSASKKICSSLDIVPSTKTKDIHDQKLDQLREYVSKLVLEGDLRREISMNIKRLIDLGSYRGLRHRKGLPVRGQRTKTNARTRKGPRKAVRAR, encoded by the coding sequence ATGGCTCGAATTGCTGGTGTTAATATTCCCGATAACAAGCATATAGTTATAGCCCTAACTGCCATATATGGGATTGGATTTTCTGCTTCAAAAAAAATCTGTAGTTCGTTAGATATTGTTCCTTCTACTAAAACCAAGGATATTCATGATCAAAAACTTGATCAACTACGAGAATATGTGAGTAAATTAGTTTTAGAAGGTGACCTACGTCGAGAGATATCAATGAATATTAAAAGATTGATTGATCTGGGTTCCTATCGGGGATTGCGTCACCGCAAGGGACTTCCGGTACGTGGTCAAAGAACGAAAACTAATGCCAGAACTAGAAAAGGTCCACGTAAAGCTGTACGTGCTCGTTAA
- the rpsK gene encoding 30S ribosomal protein S11: MVKAASKGKKKIKKNVVEGIAHIHASFNNTIVTISDRQGNALSWATSGGVGFKGSRKSTPFAAQVAAEQAGRAALDCGVKNLEIHVNGPGPGRDSAVRALNASGFKITCITDVTPIPHNGCRPPKKRRI, from the coding sequence ATGGTTAAGGCTGCTTCTAAAGGCAAAAAAAAAATAAAAAAAAATGTTGTTGAGGGGATTGCTCATATCCATGCTTCCTTCAATAATACTATTGTGACTATATCGGATCGACAGGGAAATGCTCTCTCTTGGGCAACATCTGGAGGAGTTGGTTTCAAGGGGTCACGTAAAAGCACGCCTTTTGCAGCTCAAGTGGCGGCGGAACAAGCCGGAAGAGCAGCTCTTGATTGTGGAGTGAAAAACCTTGAGATTCATGTTAATGGACCTGGACCGGGACGAGATTCAGCGGTAAGAGCACTGAATGCATCAGGTTTTAAAATCACGTGTATTACGGATGTAACACCGATACCTCACAATGGTTGCAGACCGCCAAAAAAACGAAGAATCTAA